The Prochlorococcus marinus CUG1417 genome includes the window TTTACTTCTTCAGGAAATGGATTATAAATATCATTTGTTCTTAAACCAGCTTCAATATGTCCTATTTTAATTTTTTTATAAAAAGCACTTAAAGCGGCTGAGAAAGCAGAATTAGTATCTCCTTGGACTATTACAAGATTTGGTCTGAAATTATCAAATTCTTTGGAAAGAGAATTAATTATTAAACTTGTTATTTCCGATAAAGAATTACCTTTATTCATAACTTTCAAGTTCTTATCATACTTAATACTAAATAAATTTAAAACATCTTTAACCAAATCTATATGTTGCCCCGTCAAAATAACTCTTGTGTAGAAATATTTGCAATCAATAAATTTCTCTATAACAGGAGCTAGCTTTATTGCCTCTGGTCTAGTACCAATTATAAAAGTAATTTTCTTGACTGAATTCTTATTCTTTAACATAAATAAAGTTAGAGTAGTTTCTAATTCATGAAATTATTTCATTTTTATTATTATAAAAATTATTATTTAATAGATTTAGCTTTTCTTCTAGTGAAGAGACTCTATTTTCATAAGTATGATTCTCAATTATAGTCCTCTTATTCCTAATTAATATTTCTTGAATGATATCTTTATCACTCAGAGCTATTTCTAAAGCTTCATAAAAACTCCTAGTATTTTTACCAAATAAAATGCAAGACTTCATATCTTTAATTAAAGTCTTACCAAAATAATTTAAACTCTCATCATCAGGAACTAAAGGAATTGACCCTAAAAGCATTAATTCAAAGAATCTAGTTCCAATAATTCCCATAGCAGAAGTGGTAGCCAAAAAAGTTCTACATTGTGATAAAAATTTAAAATATTTAAAACCAGATGGCAATCTTGATTGTCTGGTCAATAAATTTTTGGAACCCCATTCTGCCCAATAGATTTTATATTTCTTATCTAAATAAGAAATATTACCCCTGAAAAATTTCTTATTTTTAGGAATTATAAGTTCTTTTAATTTTCTTCTTTGATCCAGATATGAAGAATGAAGAGCACCTGTAAATGCAAAATCATATTTATAAATATTTTTTTTACTTAATAAAGTCTCAACCCTATCAATACTAACGGCAAATGGAAGGTGTATAAATTCAGTAAAGTCAAACCTTTCTTTAACATTTTCTAGAACACTAATTACTAAATTTATTCTATTCTTTTTAATATAAGAGACTTTCGATTCAAGTTGCTTATACTCTTTATTCAGAAAAAAAATTTTTGGGATTTCAATCTCTCTAAGATCAATAGCAGGTTCTGGATTAAATGAATCATCTGAATTCACTTCTGACCAAGAAC containing:
- a CDS encoding glycosyltransferase, which codes for MKLLLLLQNYEKYLSGYYHQDWVNALKKRHSCYLWGKGYSNYDKKMEINQVISLATKSIGSIDFVFIMSSWSEVNSDDSFNPEPAIDLREIEIPKIFFLNKEYKQLESKVSYIKKNRINLVISVLENVKERFDFTEFIHLPFAVSIDRVETLLSKKNIYKYDFAFTGALHSSYLDQRRKLKELIIPKNKKFFRGNISYLDKKYKIYWAEWGSKNLLTRQSRLPSGFKYFKFLSQCRTFLATTSAMGIIGTRFFELMLLGSIPLVPDDESLNYFGKTLIKDMKSCILFGKNTRSFYEALEIALSDKDIIQEILIRNKRTIIENHTYENRVSSLEEKLNLLNNNFYNNKNEIIS